AAAAGTAAAACACACAAATAGGAATGTGAGAGCTTGATTTAAAGTTGTCTGTATCACACTGATGCTTTAGGTACCTCCAGAGAAGGTGCTGTCACCCCACAACTTATCCTtgttccctttttcccctcccttctccagaTACAAACAGCCCTCCCTGCCACAACGTTTGCTATTTTCACCTTGTTCTTAGCCAGATTTTAGAAGTCTCTGTAGATTAGGATCATATAAATGTCTGTCAAACGTCTTGACCATCAAAATATGGGTGATATTTACActgaatgcaaaacaaaatctctCACGGCTTTCTCTGGCCAAGCTGGGATTCCAGGCTCACCGGTTTGTGCACTGGTTGGTGCTAAAGATTACAGCAGTAGATGCAAACGTGAGATAACCACTTATGTTAGGACAGGAGAGCAAGGAAGCTACACAGTCTCCAAAGTAAATCTCAGTTATAATATGACTTTTCCTTCAGACATCTGAATGTTTTACCTTCCCTagctttttattcttcctgCTTTGCCCTGGCAATAGTAGATACTTGCTGTCCAGGCTGAGGCACCCTTTAGAAATGCTCCaggtttttattgttttcagttttacttgGTCCcacaaaaatggttttaatgTGCCAAACGAAACATATATGGGAGAGCTCAAGCAATTGCCATGGAACATGCTGGCTAATATTTGGATCGCAGAGATGAAATTCCAGTGTAGAAGTGTGCTAAATAGACAAGACCATGTAAAGGTCTTCTGAGGTTACCGTAGGGGACCCATGTGTGCTCCGGATAGTTTTACTAATAAGAAGTTAGGAGTCATGTTGTTTGCCTACTACCCTCAGAAAACATCTACTAAAACTACTTTGTTATTTTGAATGACCTGTGTTGAAGAGGATATTCAAGCACCTTCATGCGCCTGCCAAAGAAAACTTCCCCATGCAtgcacaaaacaagaaaagcaatggAGTTACCCTGAAAAGACAGTGCGGTTGACTCACAGCGGGCATGAATATAGCAAGCaggtttattttgcaaaatgtcttttgtaGTGGAGGTGAGGGAGTGCCAGTGGTAGCACTGCAGGGCCTGGGAGGTAGAGCGGGCATGGGGACCTCCATGTTCTCCGAGAGATGCCTAATCTGACTCTGTGCCCGTGGTTAGGATGTTCACAGCACCTGCCAGAATCGGCTCATACTTCCAGCCAAATGCACGTCACAGGGAAGGATGCCTCCAGATGTTAGAGGCAATTAAGGCCatctgcagggggaaaaaaagattcagtgTGTTAAGCAACTTAACTGGTGACTCGTGGGCCAAACGCACCTGACCTACCCCCCTCTtcagggggagaagaggaaggctgggctgggctgcgaATGCCGCCGAATCAGCTGTAATCTTTCTCCCTTGCTTTGTCTCTACCAGCCTGACACAGAAAGTCAGGACTTGGCATTGGCTATGAGGGTTAGGGGAGCTCAGTAAAAACATCTGGGAGAGCAACCTCTGCAGGAAAAAGCAAGTTTGCACGGTCCTTTGCCCTCTGTGTAAGTATGGTGGCGGAGGACCTGCAAGTGGGACGTCTGCTACTGAGTATGTGGCACGCCGTGGCTTGTACGATGGGTGGGAAGCAGCACTTCAGGGCCCTCACCTCCACCTCCCAAAAGTAAGTAACAGATCTGTGAGTAGATAAAAATAGAAGCACACTAAAAAGTTGGCAGGAGTGTCTCTTGAGTCGCAGTGAATGTCTCAGTATTGCATTTAtggcttttaaacaaaattttgttgTTTCCTGAAAGGCTGCCTTTATTTACACTTTTTGAAGTGGATATAGATTTTGGAACTGAAGCACATCTAAATACTAAATATAAATAACTTCAACTCTCCTTTTTCAAAAAGTACACAACTTTATAGCAAAGCAAGTCAAGgctatggaaaatattttaatgatattgTCTGAGAAAAATTCTTTGAAGAGCACTAAAGGAACTTTCCTATTAAATAGCTGGAGATGCAAATTCATCCCATTACTAGTGCTATAGGCAATTACctgaaatacaaatgtatttctgatatttatttcagaattttacaTTATTTCCATTCAAAGTCATATGTGAAGCAtactattttcaaattaaataagaaCCTAGGAGTTTGCAGTCTCTGGGGTTGGAAGCCAGGATATGATGCACTCATTGCAAGCCGTACAAGAACTGACACTATAGAATCTGTTAAACCTGAAAGTCACACCCAAAAGCTTTAGCTGCTTAAAGCAGCATGAAGGGGACTATAGGAACCTAACTCTGAGATCCAAAACACTCCATGGCTTATAACTGCTTGAAGGCTGTCCTCCTGTCTTCCCTCTCTGACTGACTTGATCAGAGACACCCTAGGGCTTTTCCACTTAATTCCTGGCTCCTGCTTCAACCTTATTGGGGCCAGACCCTAGCAAAAGCACTGCATATGCCTCCTCTGGGATCCAACTCACACAGTGTGGCAGCAGGGTCCAGCTTTTCTATGTTAACCAGGTGGCTCCCAGGAttacttctgatttatttttttttaatccaatgGCTACTTAATATAAAATCCATACAGAGTGATAGGAGCAAACCTCCCCTTCTGTGGGAGTTCCCTCATGGCTGGATTATAGATTCATGCTCTTCTGATCTGTCTTCCTGTAAGAAATGAAtcattccttcttttcttgcagACTTGCTCAGTTTCTTGGAGCTGAGTGGATGACGACTTGTATCACAATGAGAATTGTTTAAAGGAAAGTATGTGATGAAGCGTTTCTTCATGACAAAAAGGTACACCCCAGAAAGCACACCAGCTGGCCTGGATCACAGAGCAGTGGTGCTGCAGTAATGTGCTACTGAGTCTGTAAGACTTTGTGTGATTTGAGGGtacttaaatacaaaatataaagcTTCTGTCTGATGTTATGAAATCCCTATGCCAGAAATCTTCTAGGAATGTAATCCAGCCTCTTTTGTCAAGTCTTGTCATGAACCTTCCAGACAAGGAGGGGTTACTAAACCTTGTCAATTATCCTTCCAGAAGCTGCTTGCTATAGCAATGATGTGGATCAAATCTAGCTGTGCGGGGTTCAGGTTCAGAAAGTGGAAAATCcccaaagaattaaaaagggaaatgacAAGTTGGCTCTTTAAAGTCACAGAACAAGAGATGCTGATGGGACTAAGGGAGTCATAGGAAGGGGCCCTAGGACACGCTTTTTGAAGCTCGTCTAAAGGAATAGATCCCGAGGGATTCGGAGGGTGCAGAACACAATGTCAGACTGACCTATGCCCATGTGCGCAAAGGAGAACAaggagctgaaaaatccttcctgaaatgttttcctgcagAGACAGAGGTATACCCTGATGTCAGCATAATGCATTCGTATGGCAGACTGCCTCATGGTTTATACTGAGGTGTATACTTGTGTAACTACTCTGCAAAGCAATGTGCTGGCAACTGAAATAGTCACACTCGCACAGAATATTTGTGTGTGCCAAGTCTAGGTCCCTGAATAGCCCTTGTTACCTGCTTATCCTGCAAAGGACAAGGTGCTGAGAGAGCCCTGAACGGAGGTTTTTCTATGACAGCAAGAGGAGGTTCTTTCGTCTTTGTTTATAGTTGTATAAAGCATGAAAAGCCAGACCGTGAATGGGTTTAAGACCGACCACCCTCAGGGTGTGTGGATGTCTCTGGTTGTCTGCATGGGTGTCCACAAAATGACCATCTCTGCATTGTGGTAATCTGGGTGGCAGCTTTGCATCATGTCTGCAAGCATATTTTGTCCTATTACATGCAGAAACCCATGGTCCCACGCTCCACAACGTTGACCCTGCCAACCATGTGGTTGGCAGggttaaagttttaaaataaaggatgcTTCCATGGGAAAATCCTCAAGTGGCAAAGGAAGATAATTCTTGTGAGCTTCAAATCTATTGTCCATACCAGAAGCCTGAAGGAGATATGAGAGGAAAATAATATCCcatattctttttttggtcTATGAAAATATGGGATATCTAAAAACTGAAGTTCCCTGTAAGAGGTCAAAACAAATGACATTCTGTCACCCTAAAATGGTTTggggtctgtgtgtgtgtgtgtgtgcatgtgtgcgtgctTGCTTTTAAGTAGAaactctcaggaaaaaaaaaccaacctttcattttttaatcagCCTATCTGACTGACATTCTAAAACTGACCTCATTTTTCTCATGGGAAACAGGAACCTTCTCGCTTTAGTTAGATATTTTccctcaaaataaaaagcaactaTATCAAGGGCAGCTTTAGTACGTGGAAACAAGTACAACTCCCAGGGCAAAAATCCCTCGATATAACTTCAGAAGTTAAGCAGTAAATGTTACTGACTACATCCTCTCCCATTGCAAAGTCcgtttattttctaaagaaagtaCACCATTGGTGTTCATATAATCCACTACATTTTAAGAAGTGTAAGGGATTAAGGTATTTGGCTGAAGGTCACGAATTGTAATCAATATTCAGATTGACTGATAAAAGGAGTGTTAATTGGCGTTAAAAAGACAGATTACTGACAACAATCAatagagaagaggagagaagcaCTAGCAGATTATAGGTCTGATTTTGCAAAGGTATGGGAATaccctgtgggtttttttggttgcgTTTTTTTGGTACACCTTTCGAATGTTAATGTTCTGCTGAAGATGGTTTCAGACAGGCTGCGAGGCGACTGCTGTACTCAGCCAAGCAGAATCCATTGAAGAGTTGCTGAGGCAGAACTGAAATTATAGCCTCActaaaaaaatgacagtattGTCAGCTAATTACTTCTAACACACAAATAGGATTCTCATTCgagtttgtgggtttttgtaTAAAATTCTAAGCCTTCAAAAGGCAGGTTTTGAACTTGAGTATTCACCAGTTCCTTGGCAGTCCTGGATCCTTTATGCTTAGAAATACAAGAAAGGTGCAGAAGAATGGAAACCAAAGATACTTGTAACTACCTGTAACTGCTGCAGTGAGAAATGGGTCAAGTTCCCTCTCGACTAGATGAAGGtatttgtttcacagaaattgattgtttaattttcttcatttgtttaatAAAGTTATAACCTTTATATTGCATATGCCTGGCTAATACTGTCTATTATGTTCTACATAGCATGTCAGGAATACTAACATTAAACTTAAAAGTAACAACAATTAAATTAATGTATACTGATTATATTGTTGTGTAGTCCCTGTTTACTTTGTGGAAAGTATATTACAATTCATCTTTTACTGATGCCAGAAAGGGTagtataaaatgtatttcttgtcattttgaacggcaaatatttttttggtaagGATTTATGACTGTTAAGACAACAATTTTTCAACTTGCTGATTCATGTAAGATCCAGCCTATTAGCCATGTTATTGGCTTTAAAAGCTTTAGCATTTTTGGTTATCTTTTTACTACTATACATTTAAGATATTCACTGTGGAGAAGAGTTGCAATACTGATGCCTGTGTATCTGTACAccctctttttaaaagaagagtgtatacagaggaagggaaatggTCTGTTGGGTGCATATTTCAAACCATTGCACAGATTCCTGGATGGTGTAAATATATTGATGTTTCATAGATTTGCACCTTCAGATCTTCCCAAGTAGTATCTCATAAAGCTAGCAATTACTTTAGCAAATGCAGTAAGTCATTCACGTTTTTAGAATAACTTTGaccttttttgtgtgtaaatCATCCTCACACAGCTTATGTAGAGGAATTCAAAATACTATGTGTGCACATTAACACATTAAAGGTGagcttgtattttaaacattccACAGTGCATTAAGTAAAAGTGAGATGCATGGAATTGGAGAGGGTctgcagaaaaaagaacagatccCTTTCTAGCATTGTTTTATTGCTAAAATTAACCCCATCAACTTGCTTTAACAATGTCAACAGCTGAATGGCGCACCAAGGGGCTCTTTTTGCACACAAAGATCTGTTCTTAAAAGCTGTTGAGAGATGATGAGGATATGTGCCTGCAGGGGAAGGACAATGTCAGCTTGATACCAAATTTGtaagaagaaaaggatgaagTATAGGTGAAAAGGGCATTGTTAATATATCCATTTAGACTGTGCAGCAAACAACAGTACAGGATACAGTATGAAGGAATGTAAGACATTTGCGTACAAGAGAAGGACACGTGTAATTTAATGTTAGCCTGGTACTTTTTGTAatcaagttttctttatttaaggTAGGTTTAAAATGTCAGTCACAGCAACTGAGCTGTGAGTGCATGGAAATATCTTTGCTCAAATAGTTTGTGTACAGATATTTGAGCCTGAAGAAACTTGCCATGTGTTTTTGTAGCTAAGGAAGTGAGTAATCAGTGAAACTAGTATGGGTGGTATAGGAAAATCATGCACATGGTCTTGGCACAGCTGTGTGCTTGCTACATTCCATGAGATATTTCATAATGGAAAACCAATTGCTCCACTAATATAGGATACCTGCCTATCAGGCCTATGTTGTGAAGCACCCAGTGAAGTCACAGGACCTTACAGATTAGGCCAGTAAATCTCGAGTGAACAAGAAGGGCAAAAGAAAGTCCCTGAGTGTTGACTTAAGACAGGAAAATATCCtgtttaatgtgttttaatgtCTTGATGTTTAATGTCCTGATGTGTTTATTCCTTAATTGTAATTTTTATCAATCAAATTTTACAGGGCCAAAAGTAGAAGTGGGCAAGATAGTAATTAAGTCTGCAGAACTGTATAGCTGGCTGCAGTGGCAGGAAATTTGGCCTTGTGTCGAGTTAGCAAGGCTGCAAGCCCCTGTGACTCAAATGGTTTTCTGCTGGTCAGATTCCTCCTTTGAACTTGCTTATTTCAGAGgcttttctatttgttttatgTGATTTACACAGAACATTGTGCAGTGAATGATCTGTCAAGAAATAGCAATAAACAGACCCTGCCACTCTATATGGTGTTTCattgttaatgtttttaattaaaatatttgctttaaagcCATGCACACATAGATTGTGTATGTCACAGTTCAGTCTAGATGTCTTCAATGGTTTCCTGAGTTACCAGTTCCttagtattttgaaagacaaaggGCCAGCAATGCTAATCTGTGTGTACCTCCAACTATATTGGAACAATTTACAGCAACTGAAGGTCAGCTCCAGAGCTTCTGTGTGTCTCAGAGTGTTCGTGCCATATTGCAGCTACATGGATGAGATGATATGCAAATTTACGAACAGGTAGGATACAGAAATTGGCAAAACAGGTAGAAGTAAGATTCTACTCAGCAAACTGGGATGTGATTTCCTACAGTCTCTTTGGCTGTAACTACTCACCAACATACAAGTCTTTCATCATAAGAACATAAACATATGCGTGTTatacaaaatgcaatttatgATGTTGTACATGGTAATAAAGAGGGGCTCGTTTAAACAACAGAACAAAGCCAAATATAATTGTAAATATGTTGTTCGTAGAGGTGCAGATCTTAAAGCTATTCTTTCCGTTAGTCCTATTGTTCTCAAAGTAAGAAGCTTTAAACTGTGAGCCCTAAGGAAATCCTTTTAATGTACAGCAATTTTCAATTAAAGTCAactttgaaacaaatgaaatgctgaaagcacagaaagacCAATCAAAAGTACTTTGCACAAGTTTAACTCTTCAGAGTTCTGAGAATTTGTATCTTTCATACGACTGTGTAGATAGCTCTATCAACTAATTAATCTAATGACATTTTAACTTCAAAAATCTTAGTGCCTTGACCAGAAAAGTTACCTTTTGGTGACATTTAACCAGGCCCTATGCTCATAGTTCAGCTActgggctgcaggtgggcaCCTGAAACTATAGGAAGGCTTATTAAGGCTTAGGATGTGTCAAGGATTAACCTGTCAATTTAATGCCAGTAATGATAGGCaagttttgctctgtttctttatttctttataaatttaGTATCTTAGACAGTAAGCACCACCTCAGGGAGAGCTATAATTGAACTACCTAATGGATGTGTGCACACTGGCAAGGAGAAATTATAATAACAACCTGATGCGGACACAGTGATGTGCAACTGTGTACTCATTAAGCAAAGGGTTAGACACATCTGCAAGGAACTCATTACGGAAAATAATTGAAGGGGGCacctctgtattaaaaaaaaaatcagggctAGCCATTTAAGTGAAGGATAATCTGTTTGTTCTATCAGTTATGATTTTATCTAAGatgtggggaaagaaaaaaagaagcaggtcTGCACCTAGAGGAATCTTGGTTACAtcaatgaatttttaaatgaccTTGAGGCTTTTCCACCCATGCTATAACCTGGCTCAGCTCTTAGTGATTGGAacaagctgaaaagaaatgcattcaggttgtgttgttattattactattatctGGTTTCTACAACTTCCCTTGTTATGATTTGtactctttatttatttgttttggctGCATGGATACCTTTGTGCTGAAATGGGGATACTTACAGTGGGCATCACACTCATGCTTTCATCCCTTGCCTCTTGGGATCTGCATTAGAGGTGGATCCTCGAGCAGCAGTCTCCCTCATGCCATGGGGAAGggcctttttcctctctttgcagCTCCTCAGCACCCTCTTCCAGGCTCCAGTCCTCCCTGTCAGCCTTTAATCCGTGCCACCGAGGCGGGATGGAGTTCAGGGAGACTGGAGGAACTCTTGCAAGGAGTGCAGGAGTTCTTAtgcaagaaaatacagtttaaggGTATGTTGCCATGTACAGTCTGTATAGTCTCCTAGATAGGGAATGTTTCCAGTTGGAAAGAGTCACTGGTGCCCAGTGcgagcagagctctgctgacaCAACAGAAAGTgatgggcagggaggaagatgTGGGGCTCAGAGACTCCTTTACATCAGTTGCTCCAGGAGAATGACCAGAGGCCAGGAGTGTGGAAGCCCACATTGCTGTGGCCCAGGTACTTCCAAGCCTAATTACTTGTGTCTATAGATACACCCAATTAATGTAGCTAGTTACCTTCTCCTTTCAAGTACCCATGTGCTTGTATCAGTGGGGACAGTTAAACATCATTTTGTTACAAAGGAGATGGTTAATGATCTCATTTAAGTTTTAGCTTGCAAAAGAAGTGGTCCAAAGAGGGCAAAGGATGTGGTTATGCCAGGTATTGTGCCTTTCTGTGGAGACAAACTGCCTGCCCCAAAAAGCTTGCAATCAATCAGTGTAATGAGCACACTAAGGCAGCTGTCTGGAAGCCCAAAGCCTCAGAAATACAGTCCTTTCAGCTTTGCAATGTAGTCTTAGTATTTTACTGCATATAATCTATAGCATAAAAATTAGGATTCTGAGTGTGAAAAGCTGCTAATTGTAAAATAATCAGACATCTCACCTGTTCCTAAAATCAGTCAATAGTGCTCACTGGTATGAAAATGAATATCTGATTCTTCTCTGTATTATCCCACTTAGATGCCTACTCTGATcgcaaaaggaaaataatgaactGCATTTGCTTATCACTGAGTCACTAATTacaagtatcttttaaaaatcaagtttctCCAAAACTGGAAAGATACTGTGTACAGAATCCTTTGTCTATTCTAAGTTTGACATTTAAAACCAGCATATCAAAATTTGATCTTTCCTGACAGTCACAGATTTTccatcttctgcattttctcccACGGTTGCTAACTGTATTCATATAATGCCTAGAAAAACGTCAGGAAAACCTTTCCTAAAACACTCTGGTCTGTGACAGCAAGCATAATTACTGTATTGTGTGATTGCAGTTTTAGGAAAGTCTGTTAAGTGTGTATAATATGTGTATAGCTGAGGGCATATGcttaaataacattaaaaaccaTGACATAATGTGTCTGCTGAAGAGCTTTCTGAAGTCAGAATACCAGAGGTCTTTTAGAAGGGGGCAAGACTACTTTTGGCCTTCACTGTAGCGTCACTGCCACAGTGATACACTGTCTCAGTTtatatgtttcttcttttttataacAAGATTATTTATCACCAGAATTCATTATTTCCTTCACCAGGTATcacaccccccctccccaaagtCTGTTAGCGTTATTAAACCAATTGTTCCTTAAGTTTTAGCTCTCTATCAGACAGtcctctgcattttttatcAGCTGGTAGCTCAGACACTCTTTCAAAAGACTGGAAGTTAACATTTTTgatctttctgttctttccatcATAAATTAAATCAGGCAATAATAGCCATGCAGTTCcagtatttttgttgctttaatattttctctattttgttAACGTACAGTTTTTAGAATAATTCTGGCAATATTCCAGTATGACTGTGCTTTCTTAATCCACTTATACCTATTAACTGTTGTTACTGAGGCATGCTTATAAATCATTAGTGACCCCAGTCCAGTGACAGAGTGGTTATAATCACGTGAAAGTTTCACCTGTGCATCCTATAGACTGCATTGtgttcttctatttcttttccttcctcttacCATTGACACAATATGTTCAGCTGAGACAGCGTTGTCCTGCAACCAGTTTTGaagcctttcttttcctgaggaCATTTTACAGGTAATTGCAGTGGTGCCGATCACCAGGCCTAAGCTGTGGCATCCAGCAGTGCTTCCCTCCTGCTGGAAGGAAAATCCAGTGTGCAAGGGAGGAGGAAGTAATGGTAGgcagacacacagacagacagtcAAGGGAGCAGACGTGCCAGGCAGGCGGTAGCACAGCATATGCTCTGCTGTCTAGAAACAGCCAACTTCAGTCCCAAATCCTGGCGATTCTTTTGATGTGGCAGTGCTGGCGacataaaaaacattttcttgctaACTGTGTTTGTAAGCCTGATTCTGATTTTAAGTAAGAAGAGGAAACATTTGCCCTTGAGCTAAATTATAACTTGACTTACTTCAGGCTACCTTCCTAAATCTCTCATTTCAAACACAAATGATTTATGCCTTTCTTTCATAAATGCCACTGAATGGTTGCTGCCTTCCATCATGGGGACACGTGCATTTTATCGGCCTGCAGCGGGTCCTGGTCCATCCCacctcaaaacatttttggtcATTGTGTATAAAACCATAActacatttgtttttcaaacccCTTGCCCCCAACTTAGACTGGCATCAATTGCAGTTCGTCTGTCCTGCAGCAAGCCATGCAATTCACCATTCCTGTGGGCTACCCACTGGAGCAGTGTGATTAAACCCCTCGTTTCCCCCcttgcaggaaagaaatgttCTACCCCAGTCCAAATGATATGGTAGGTAGGGAGAGGTTACTGCCAGCTCAGGGTCTAGTGACATTTAATATCGGTGGCTGGATTCTGCGCTGCCAAGAGAATGGTACAGGATTTCTAACAGGTCTCATATATGACACAGGGGCAAGCAGACGTGCTGTCAAGTTCTtttccatctcatttttctccattagGAGAAAGTTGTATtgaagtaaacaaacaaaaggactATTCACAGTTAACATTACTTCCACCTTGCCCTACAGATAGCAAAGTGCATCTAAATGGCTTCTACTCTGACCTCAGCAAACTGATGATGAAAAGAAGGCGACTGTGGGATTATTCGTTTCAGCTTCCCTGGATGATGGATGGAGAGATATTCACTGCCACTTTGGTGCCATCTGGGAACATGACACCAAATTCTAACATGACCctggaacagaaaacaacatttgcttttgtgattttattatttattttcttgggaaTCCTCATTGTTCGCTGCTTCCGAATTCTCCTTGACCCCTACCGGAGTATGCCAACCTCAACCTGGGCTGATGGACTTGGACTGGAGAAAGGCCAGTTTGACTATGCTCTTGCTTAGAGACTGAGAATTATGGAGGCTTATTTAGCACTctgataaagaaagaaaaatcctggaaagtctctttattttgtttctgatttacagtttttcaaatatttcatttgtatgTACATACAAATATGCACACaatgaatttgattttaattaaataccaAAGCAAGTTAAACTTTTGAAAGTAGATTAGTGAATCTTCTCATTGGGAAAAAGATAAAGGTTGCATTAGCAGAACTTGTCTTCAGAATGCATTGGAACAATATGTAGTGTAAGTGATCTCTTATAACCAGCTAAGAGACACTAGAGCACGTCTTCTTTTGCATAGCCTTTTCATCATTAACAAGAGTCTGTGGAGGAAGGTGTCTTACAAATGAGGTAAGAATGTGTTTTTATGATCTGTATGTAGTAAATTATCTTTTCAAGCTCCACAGGACTCTTCTTACTCTATCTCCCATGCTCTGAAGACAAGTGAGGAAGTTTCCCGTACCGTAAGATAAGATTGAAAGAGCTAGAAAActtcaagagaagaaaattcctCCATGTTTTCCCAGGTAT
The nucleotide sequence above comes from Gymnogyps californianus isolate 813 chromosome Z, ASM1813914v2, whole genome shotgun sequence. Encoded proteins:
- the CTXN3 gene encoding cortexin-3 gives rise to the protein MMKRRRLWDYSFQLPWMMDGEIFTATLVPSGNMTPNSNMTLEQKTTFAFVILLFIFLGILIVRCFRILLDPYRSMPTSTWADGLGLEKGQFDYALA